The following are from one region of the Geoalkalibacter subterraneus genome:
- a CDS encoding methylenetetrahydrofolate reductase: MSKLAEKLIAGEFVVTAEVAPPKGVDLDGVLATAACFPPEVVAVNVTDNQGANMRMAPLVVAALLHQGGVEPVLQMTCRDRNRMALQSDLLGAAAFGIKNLLLLSGDHPRFGDHPHARGVFDLDSVQLLQAADRLTAGQDLAGRPLAGSPAFFGGAAVSPQAEPFELMFQKFRKKVEAGARFFQTQAVFCEAPLTRFMEQAAPLRVPVLLGVLLLKNARMARFVHEHVPGVRVPEHLIDRLDGAADPLEEGVRIARETVRLARRHCQGVHLMTLGCEDRISEILC, from the coding sequence ATGTCCAAACTTGCCGAAAAACTCATCGCCGGGGAGTTCGTGGTCACGGCTGAAGTCGCTCCGCCCAAAGGGGTGGATCTCGACGGTGTGCTTGCAACCGCGGCCTGTTTTCCTCCTGAAGTGGTTGCCGTCAATGTGACGGATAATCAAGGGGCCAATATGCGCATGGCGCCTCTGGTGGTGGCGGCGCTGCTTCACCAGGGCGGCGTTGAACCCGTCCTGCAGATGACCTGCCGCGATCGCAACCGCATGGCACTGCAATCCGACCTGCTTGGAGCGGCCGCCTTCGGCATCAAAAATCTGCTGCTGCTCTCCGGGGATCATCCCCGCTTCGGCGATCATCCCCATGCGCGCGGGGTGTTCGATCTGGACTCGGTGCAGCTGCTCCAGGCCGCGGACAGACTGACCGCCGGGCAGGACCTGGCCGGCAGGCCCCTGGCCGGCTCACCGGCTTTTTTCGGTGGCGCGGCTGTCAGCCCGCAGGCTGAGCCCTTCGAGCTGATGTTCCAGAAGTTCCGTAAGAAAGTCGAGGCCGGGGCGCGGTTCTTTCAGACCCAGGCCGTTTTCTGCGAGGCCCCCCTGACACGCTTTATGGAGCAGGCCGCCCCTCTGCGCGTTCCGGTACTGCTCGGGGTTCTGTTGTTGAAAAATGCCCGCATGGCCCGCTTTGTCCACGAGCATGTGCCCGGGGTGCGGGTGCCGGAGCATTTGATCGACCGCCTGGATGGCGCGGCCGATCCGCTGGAAGAAGGGGTGCGCATTGCCCGTGAAACGGTGAGGCTGGCCCGCCGGCATTGTCAGGGTGTGCATCTGATGACACTGGGGTGCGAGGATAGGATTTCAGAGATTCTTTGTTAG
- a CDS encoding DUF167 domain-containing protein, with product MNSALTETQEGVIVAVYVQPRASRDEVVGMHGDALRVRLTAPPVEGAANRRCREFLAKLFGVPKSDVALVSGDKSRHKRLLIRGVDAAAAFERLK from the coding sequence ATGAATTCGGCACTGACTGAAACTCAGGAAGGTGTCATTGTGGCTGTCTATGTGCAGCCGCGCGCCAGCCGCGACGAGGTGGTCGGCATGCATGGCGATGCCCTTCGCGTGCGGCTGACCGCACCGCCGGTGGAAGGGGCGGCCAATCGGCGCTGCCGCGAGTTTCTTGCCAAGCTTTTCGGGGTGCCTAAATCGGATGTGGCGTTGGTTTCCGGCGACAAGTCCAGACATAAGCGACTTTTGATTCGCGGCGTTGACGCGGCCGCTGCGTTTGAACGGCTGAAATAG
- a CDS encoding 3-deoxy-7-phosphoheptulonate synthase: protein MIRTNNLKVKTFTPIVSPSDLKQVFPLSEKAAQFVAASRQQVLDIIHQRDRRLMVVVGPCSIHDPRAAIEYAERLAGLHRELSDDLLLVMRVYFEKPRTTIGWKGLINDPDLNGTHQISKGLGVARRLLSSITDLELPVAGEMLDPITPHYLADLVSWGAIGARTTESQTHREMSSGLSFPIGFKNGTDGNLQIALDAMAAARHSHSFLGINNEGRSSIVHTIGNPDTHIVLRGGNDKPNYSAQDIARVEELLTRNDLNQAIMVDCSHANSRKNHDLQEQVMLDVIDQIKNGNRSICALMIESNIHAGNQPMKQTLSELQYGVSITDKCVDWETTERMLRHAAQQLREHGGRRIS from the coding sequence ATGATTCGCACCAACAATCTCAAAGTCAAAACATTTACTCCCATCGTTTCTCCTTCGGACCTCAAGCAGGTGTTTCCATTGTCGGAGAAAGCCGCCCAGTTCGTGGCCGCCTCCCGCCAGCAGGTGCTTGACATCATTCACCAGCGCGACCGCCGCCTGATGGTTGTGGTGGGGCCCTGCTCCATTCACGACCCACGCGCCGCCATCGAGTATGCGGAGCGACTGGCCGGCCTGCACCGGGAACTATCCGATGATCTGCTGCTGGTCATGCGGGTTTATTTCGAGAAGCCGCGCACCACCATCGGCTGGAAAGGGCTGATCAATGACCCGGACCTCAACGGCACGCACCAGATATCCAAAGGCCTCGGCGTCGCCCGGCGGCTGCTGAGCTCCATCACCGACCTCGAACTGCCGGTGGCCGGCGAGATGCTCGACCCCATCACCCCCCATTACCTGGCCGATCTGGTGAGCTGGGGAGCGATCGGGGCGCGCACCACCGAATCCCAGACCCATCGTGAAATGTCGAGCGGACTTTCCTTCCCCATCGGGTTCAAAAACGGAACCGACGGCAACCTGCAGATCGCCCTCGATGCCATGGCGGCGGCGCGTCATTCCCACAGCTTTCTCGGCATCAACAACGAGGGGCGCAGTTCCATCGTGCATACCATCGGCAATCCCGACACCCATATTGTATTGCGCGGCGGCAATGACAAACCCAATTATTCGGCACAGGACATTGCCCGGGTGGAAGAACTGCTGACCCGCAACGATCTGAATCAGGCGATCATGGTCGACTGCAGCCACGCCAATTCCCGCAAGAATCATGACCTGCAGGAGCAGGTCATGCTCGACGTGATCGACCAGATCAAGAACGGCAACCGTTCAATCTGCGCCCTGATGATCGAGAGCAACATTCACGCCGGCAACCAGCCCATGAAACAGACCCTCAGCGAATTGCAGTACGGCGTCTCCATCACCGATAAATGCGTGGACTGGGAAACGACCGAACGCATGCTGCGGCACGCGGCGCAGCAACTGCGCGAACATGGCGGCCGACGCATCAGCTGA
- a CDS encoding YggT family protein: MDILGSLFAAVIRIINLGITLYIYIVIASALISWVNPDPYNPIVRFLRNATDPLLDRIRRVLPVQMGGFDLSPIVLIFGLYLVSALLNSLAIGMTRGF; the protein is encoded by the coding sequence ATGGATATTCTGGGGAGCCTGTTCGCCGCGGTCATAAGAATCATCAACCTGGGAATCACCCTCTATATTTACATTGTGATTGCCAGCGCCCTGATCTCATGGGTCAATCCCGATCCCTACAACCCGATTGTGCGTTTTCTGCGCAATGCGACAGATCCTTTGCTTGATCGGATCCGCCGCGTACTCCCGGTGCAGATGGGAGGTTTTGACCTTTCTCCCATTGTTCTGATTTTCGGCCTCTATCTGGTTTCCGCCCTGCTGAATTCTTTAGCCATCGGCATGACGCGAGGCTTTTAG
- a CDS encoding TonB family protein, whose translation MNFRSRKISFLWWSIPLSIALHLLLLLLIPEKTLLPTPDRDEPVMVEVRPPLEETRPRELDIPPQPEPPEPREEPAKRLGPQDMEVEEETAPKGEDTDDMAPTAPPAPSPPRPAPKPEPQKPEQKPEKKETAEAAAPVERPAEKHEAELAPPAVDEPASEKAATAAPDQPMPKLDDLLDLPQSTASRITGEERRKRRPDVAEGDAIWLDTEKDLLISFFQRFKANIYGVWNYPVKAAERGEQGTSLLRITVRRDGSVESVKLVESSGSNTLDREAIRAVWTGASYGPLPRAYEEETLTIFAFFQYTLGGRPFVHGGR comes from the coding sequence ATGAATTTTCGCAGTCGAAAAATATCTTTTCTCTGGTGGTCCATTCCCCTGTCAATCGCGCTGCATCTGCTGCTTCTGCTGCTGATACCGGAGAAAACTCTGCTACCGACTCCAGACCGGGACGAACCGGTCATGGTCGAAGTGCGCCCCCCTCTGGAAGAAACCCGCCCCCGCGAACTCGACATCCCGCCGCAGCCGGAGCCGCCCGAGCCGCGGGAAGAGCCGGCAAAGCGGCTGGGACCCCAGGACATGGAGGTTGAAGAGGAAACCGCTCCAAAGGGTGAGGATACGGACGATATGGCGCCGACAGCCCCTCCGGCTCCTTCCCCACCCCGACCGGCTCCAAAACCTGAGCCCCAGAAACCTGAGCAAAAACCGGAGAAGAAAGAAACCGCAGAAGCGGCTGCGCCGGTTGAGCGTCCTGCTGAGAAGCACGAAGCGGAGTTGGCACCGCCGGCCGTCGATGAACCCGCGTCCGAAAAAGCGGCTACAGCAGCCCCCGACCAGCCGATGCCGAAACTGGACGACCTGCTCGACCTGCCGCAGAGCACCGCCAGTCGTATTACGGGAGAAGAGCGCCGCAAGAGACGGCCTGACGTTGCAGAGGGCGATGCCATCTGGCTGGACACCGAGAAGGATCTGCTCATCTCCTTCTTCCAGCGTTTCAAAGCCAACATTTACGGGGTTTGGAATTATCCCGTCAAGGCGGCGGAGCGTGGCGAACAGGGCACCAGCCTGCTGCGCATCACGGTGCGTCGAGACGGCAGCGTGGAAAGCGTCAAGCTGGTGGAGTCGTCCGGCTCGAACACCCTTGATCGCGAAGCGATTCGCGCCGTCTGGACGGGAGCCTCCTATGGCCCCCTGCCCCGCGCTTACGAGGAAGAAACGCTGACCATCTTCGCTTTTTTTCAGTACACCCTGGGCGGCCGCCCCTTTGTGCATGGCGGCAGATAG
- the gcvPB gene encoding aminomethyl-transferring glycine dehydrogenase subunit GcvPB: MNRVGTRGLSLNEKLLFEHSRPGRCGYDLPPLDVPSAEPPEALVRDDIPGFPELSEIDVARHFTRLSSWNYGVDSGFYPLGSCTMKYNPKVNEVACRLPGFADLHPHTPQKLAQGALALMYELQEDLKEISGFDGITLQPGAGAHGELAGMLMVRAWQQARGAQRNKVLIPDTAHGTNPATAALCGYEVVPVPSENGVVTVETIEGLMDDGVAALMITNPNTLGLFETYIADVCRVVHERGGLVYCDGANLNALLGIARPGDMGIDVMHFNLHKTFSTPHGGGGPGAGPVGVSAELEPFLPVPVVDRTAEGYFLDWDRPHSIGRMKGFYGHFGVLVRAWTYIRAMGAEGLRRTAEMAVLNANYVRARLESSYHLPYVARSLHEVVFSDRNLGGGCKTLDLAKRLIDYGFHPPTIYFPLVVSGAIMIEPTESESQETLDEFCEAMEAIAREASEDPGLLKDAPRLTRLGRLDETRAARRPRLRWQP, encoded by the coding sequence ATGAACCGGGTTGGGACCAGAGGACTGTCGCTGAACGAGAAGCTGCTGTTTGAACATTCGCGCCCCGGGCGCTGCGGCTATGACCTGCCACCCCTCGACGTTCCATCGGCCGAACCGCCAGAAGCCTTGGTGCGCGATGACATCCCCGGCTTCCCGGAGTTGTCGGAGATTGATGTGGCGCGCCACTTCACCCGCCTTTCCTCCTGGAACTACGGGGTGGATTCGGGATTTTATCCGCTGGGCAGCTGCACCATGAAGTACAATCCCAAAGTCAATGAGGTTGCCTGCCGCCTGCCCGGTTTTGCGGATCTGCATCCCCATACCCCGCAGAAACTGGCACAGGGCGCGCTGGCGCTGATGTATGAACTGCAGGAGGATCTTAAGGAGATTTCGGGGTTTGACGGCATCACTCTGCAACCCGGAGCCGGGGCGCATGGCGAACTGGCCGGCATGCTCATGGTCCGCGCCTGGCAGCAGGCGCGGGGCGCTCAGCGGAACAAGGTGCTGATCCCCGACACCGCCCACGGCACCAACCCGGCAACGGCCGCTCTGTGTGGTTATGAGGTGGTGCCGGTGCCTTCCGAAAACGGTGTGGTAACGGTGGAAACCATCGAAGGCCTGATGGATGACGGGGTGGCGGCGCTGATGATTACCAACCCCAATACGCTGGGGTTGTTTGAAACCTACATCGCCGATGTCTGCCGTGTGGTGCATGAACGCGGCGGACTGGTTTACTGTGACGGCGCCAACCTCAATGCCCTGCTGGGAATCGCCCGGCCCGGCGACATGGGCATCGATGTGATGCACTTCAACCTGCATAAGACCTTTTCAACGCCTCATGGCGGTGGCGGCCCCGGGGCGGGCCCTGTCGGGGTCAGTGCCGAACTCGAACCTTTTCTGCCCGTGCCGGTGGTAGACCGCACCGCGGAGGGGTATTTTCTCGATTGGGATCGCCCGCACTCCATCGGGCGGATGAAGGGATTTTACGGCCATTTCGGCGTGCTGGTGCGGGCCTGGACCTACATTCGTGCCATGGGCGCGGAAGGGCTGCGTCGCACGGCCGAGATGGCGGTGCTCAACGCCAACTATGTGCGTGCCCGGCTGGAGAGCAGCTACCATCTGCCTTATGTGGCCCGCAGTCTGCATGAGGTCGTCTTTTCCGACAGGAACCTCGGCGGCGGGTGCAAAACCCTTGATCTGGCCAAGCGCCTCATCGACTACGGCTTCCATCCGCCGACCATCTATTTTCCGCTGGTGGTCAGCGGCGCCATCATGATCGAGCCGACGGAGAGTGAAAGTCAGGAAACCCTTGATGAGTTTTGCGAGGCGATGGAAGCGATCGCGCGTGAGGCAAGCGAAGATCCGGGGTTGCTCAAAGACGCGCCGCGTCTGACGCGCCTTGGCCGTCTCGATGAAACGAGAGCCGCTCGCCGCCCCCGTTTGCGGTGGCAACCCTAG
- the folD gene encoding bifunctional methylenetetrahydrofolate dehydrogenase/methenyltetrahydrofolate cyclohydrolase FolD: MAQIIDGKAIAKGIRARIKDETAELKKCDVTPGLAVVLVGDDPASRVYVTMKEKACAEAGIFSDEHKLPAETSEEQLLELVAQLNADERIDGILVQLPLPGHIDESKVLEAISPKKDVDGFHPYNVGRLATGNPLFKPCTPYGVMKMLEHAGVNLTGADVVVVGRSNIVGKPVALMCLAQHATVTICHSRTRDLAQRVRAADVVIAAVGRPEMIKGEWIKPGATVIDVGINRVGEKKLVGDVEFAAASEKAAAITPVPGGVGPMTIAMLLQNTLESAKRRASGCGCGK; this comes from the coding sequence GTGGCTCAAATTATTGACGGTAAGGCGATTGCGAAGGGAATCCGGGCCCGGATCAAGGACGAAACGGCAGAGCTGAAAAAATGTGATGTGACTCCCGGCCTGGCGGTGGTGCTGGTGGGGGATGATCCGGCCAGCCGGGTTTATGTCACCATGAAGGAAAAGGCCTGTGCCGAAGCGGGAATTTTTTCCGATGAACACAAGCTGCCGGCGGAAACCAGTGAAGAGCAGCTGCTGGAACTTGTGGCCCAACTCAATGCCGATGAGCGCATCGACGGCATCCTGGTGCAGTTGCCTCTTCCCGGTCATATCGATGAGAGCAAGGTGCTGGAGGCGATTTCCCCGAAAAAGGACGTTGACGGGTTTCATCCCTACAATGTGGGGCGTCTCGCGACCGGAAATCCCCTGTTTAAACCCTGCACGCCCTATGGCGTGATGAAGATGCTCGAGCACGCCGGCGTCAACCTGACCGGCGCGGATGTTGTCGTGGTCGGCCGCTCCAATATCGTGGGCAAACCAGTAGCCCTGATGTGCCTGGCCCAGCACGCGACCGTGACCATCTGCCATTCCCGCACCCGCGACCTGGCCCAGCGGGTCAGAGCGGCGGATGTAGTGATTGCAGCGGTGGGCCGCCCTGAGATGATCAAGGGAGAATGGATCAAGCCCGGCGCCACGGTGATCGATGTCGGCATCAACCGCGTGGGCGAGAAAAAACTGGTGGGTGATGTGGAGTTCGCCGCGGCCTCTGAAAAGGCCGCCGCCATTACGCCGGTGCCCGGCGGGGTGGGACCCATGACCATTGCCATGCTGCTGCAGAATACCCTGGAAAGCGCCAAACGGCGCGCCTCCGGATGTGGCTGCGGCAAGTAG
- the gcvT gene encoding glycine cleavage system aminomethyltransferase GcvT, which produces MLKHSPLHEIHQSLGARMVEFGGWLMPVRYSGVIDEHLAVRNAAGLFDVSHMGEIEVKGADALDFLQDLTVNDVSLLQNGQVQYTAMCYPHGGTVDDLTLYRFDHDHFLLCVNAANIDKDFAWIEQARTDSGYVQVFCHNRSDEFAQLALQGPAAEGILSRLTQTQLDKIAYYHFHEGLVADVPMIISRTGYTGEDGFELYLAPDQVEPVWQALLEAGKPDGLLPAGLGARDTLRLEAGFALYGHELSPDISPLEARLGWIVKLDKGDFIGRAALARIKNQGPPRRLIGLQMTEAGVPRAGYAVFHRDRRIGHVTSGTLSPSLREGIALALIEHAPLLPGTDVYIEIRGRRVAAQVVKPPFFRS; this is translated from the coding sequence ATGTTGAAACATTCTCCTCTCCATGAAATCCATCAATCGCTTGGCGCGCGCATGGTCGAATTCGGCGGATGGCTGATGCCCGTGCGCTATTCCGGAGTAATCGACGAGCATCTGGCCGTTCGCAATGCTGCCGGTCTGTTCGATGTCTCCCACATGGGCGAAATTGAAGTCAAAGGTGCCGACGCCCTGGACTTTCTGCAGGATCTGACCGTCAACGATGTGAGTCTGCTGCAAAACGGCCAGGTGCAGTATACCGCCATGTGCTATCCCCACGGCGGTACCGTGGACGATCTTACCCTCTACCGTTTCGACCACGACCATTTCCTGCTGTGCGTCAACGCCGCCAACATTGACAAAGACTTTGCCTGGATCGAGCAGGCCCGCACAGACAGCGGCTACGTTCAGGTTTTCTGCCATAACCGCAGCGACGAATTTGCGCAGCTCGCCCTGCAGGGACCTGCCGCGGAGGGCATATTATCCCGCCTTACCCAGACTCAACTGGATAAAATCGCCTACTACCATTTTCACGAGGGCCTGGTGGCTGACGTGCCGATGATCATCTCGCGCACCGGCTATACGGGGGAGGACGGCTTCGAGCTTTATCTGGCCCCTGATCAGGTCGAGCCGGTCTGGCAGGCACTCCTGGAGGCGGGGAAACCCGATGGACTACTGCCGGCCGGTCTCGGAGCGCGCGATACGCTGCGTCTTGAGGCGGGATTTGCTCTCTACGGCCATGAGCTGAGTCCGGACATCAGCCCTCTCGAAGCACGGCTGGGGTGGATCGTCAAATTGGACAAGGGTGATTTTATCGGCCGCGCCGCTCTGGCTCGTATCAAGAACCAGGGACCGCCCCGGAGATTGATTGGCCTGCAGATGACCGAGGCCGGAGTCCCTCGTGCCGGTTATGCGGTTTTTCACCGTGATCGGCGCATCGGTCACGTGACCAGCGGCACGCTTTCTCCCTCTCTGCGCGAGGGGATCGCCCTGGCCCTTATTGAGCATGCTCCGCTGCTGCCCGGTACGGACGTTTATATTGAAATCCGTGGGCGCCGTGTTGCGGCGCAAGTTGTCAAACCCCCGTTTTTCCGTTCCTGA
- a CDS encoding methylenetetrahydrofolate reductase C-terminal domain-containing protein, producing MIISRQKDKEDLLRHLEGKHKVFLVGCGACATVCKSGGEEEVSQMQEWLVSTGREVTGSVVIDEACHIMRAGRDLRHNRSAVGEADALMVMTCGAGIQSISSHTEKRVIGALDSLFLGNVRRLGQYEEKCSLCGDCILNETAGICPVTNCAKGLLNGPCGGMEEGKCESDRDLDCAWMLIYERLSRQGRKGVFARVVPAKDWGHRHQPGRHKIR from the coding sequence ATGATCATCAGCAGGCAAAAAGACAAAGAGGATCTGCTGCGTCACCTGGAAGGCAAGCATAAGGTGTTTCTGGTGGGGTGTGGCGCCTGCGCTACCGTGTGCAAATCCGGCGGCGAGGAAGAGGTTTCCCAGATGCAGGAATGGCTGGTTTCCACCGGTAGGGAGGTCACCGGCAGTGTCGTGATCGACGAGGCCTGCCATATCATGCGGGCCGGTCGTGATCTGCGACATAACAGGAGCGCCGTTGGAGAGGCCGATGCCTTGATGGTCATGACCTGCGGCGCGGGGATCCAGTCAATTTCGAGTCACACCGAAAAGCGGGTCATCGGCGCCCTGGATTCTTTGTTTCTCGGCAATGTTCGCCGCCTCGGCCAGTACGAAGAGAAGTGCTCCCTGTGTGGTGATTGCATTCTCAATGAAACCGCCGGCATCTGCCCCGTCACCAATTGCGCCAAGGGACTTCTCAATGGCCCCTGCGGCGGTATGGAAGAAGGCAAATGTGAGTCAGACCGCGACCTTGATTGTGCCTGGATGCTGATTTATGAGCGACTCTCGCGACAGGGGCGCAAAGGTGTCTTTGCACGGGTGGTCCCTGCCAAGGACTGGGGCCACCGCCATCAGCCCGGAAGACACAAGATTCGATAG
- a CDS encoding DivIVA domain-containing protein codes for MAITPIDIQQHQFKSQLLGYDKAAVDRFLELVADDLERLHLQQQQTREELARAQEELAQMRERESTLKQTLITAQKVTDELRDNARKEVEVIIADAQIRAEQIVREAENRRIGLINEVQELKRQKVSFESGVRALVESHLRLLDLDLLPLSRSEAAQDALQSASSLEELVEGEEHTRSNPKKEDEESDEFGTD; via the coding sequence ATGGCCATTACGCCCATAGACATCCAGCAGCATCAATTCAAATCTCAGCTTCTGGGGTATGACAAGGCTGCCGTCGACCGTTTTCTTGAACTGGTGGCCGACGACCTTGAACGACTCCACCTGCAACAGCAACAGACGCGCGAGGAGTTGGCACGTGCCCAGGAAGAGCTGGCGCAGATGCGCGAGCGCGAATCGACTCTCAAACAGACCTTGATTACGGCGCAGAAAGTCACCGACGAACTGCGCGACAACGCGCGCAAGGAAGTCGAAGTGATTATCGCGGACGCCCAGATAAGGGCGGAGCAGATTGTGCGGGAGGCAGAAAACCGGCGCATCGGGCTGATCAACGAGGTCCAGGAACTTAAGCGCCAGAAGGTCTCTTTTGAATCCGGCGTACGCGCCCTGGTTGAAAGCCATCTGCGGCTGCTCGATCTTGACCTCCTGCCGTTGAGTCGCAGCGAGGCTGCACAAGATGCATTGCAGTCGGCATCCTCTCTGGAAGAATTGGTCGAGGGGGAGGAGCATACCCGAAGCAACCCGAAGAAAGAAGACGAAGAAAGTGATGAATTCGGCACTGACTGA
- the gcvPA gene encoding aminomethyl-transferring glycine dehydrogenase subunit GcvPA: MRYIPHNEEDVLRMLDAIGVDTLESLFEEVPSSLRHDAPLNLPAARAESDLLAELARIARCNGAGGTYRAFLGAGAYDHFIPAVVDHLLSRSEFYTAYTPYQPEISQGTLQAIFEFQTLICQLTGMGVANASMYDGASSCAEAVLMACRVTRRRKVILSRALHPDYLETIRTYGRYLDMEWVDLPFGEDGAFDPDALSRLLDEECAAVVVGYPNFFGVMEDLATVSRLAHEHDARLVVAVQEPLSLGLFKSPGELGADIVVGEGQSFGLPLSYGGPYLGFFAARESDVRNLPGRLVGETVDTEGRRGFVLTLATREQHIRREKATSNICSNQGLCALAATIYLALLGRQGLPELARHNYSKACYARERIAAVDGYSLPFNAPVFNEFVVEGPRAAEGILQKLQERDILGGVALSPWFPDMSNRFLVCVTERNCREDIDAFVEALSGGEA, encoded by the coding sequence ATGCGCTATATCCCCCATAACGAAGAAGATGTTCTGCGGATGCTCGATGCCATCGGCGTTGATACGCTGGAGAGCCTTTTTGAAGAGGTTCCATCGTCACTGCGCCATGATGCTCCCCTCAATCTTCCGGCAGCCAGGGCGGAATCCGATCTGCTCGCCGAACTTGCCAGAATAGCGCGCTGCAATGGTGCGGGCGGCACCTACCGGGCCTTTCTTGGCGCCGGCGCCTATGACCATTTCATCCCTGCGGTGGTGGATCACCTGTTGAGCCGCAGCGAGTTTTATACCGCCTATACTCCCTACCAGCCCGAAATCAGCCAGGGAACTCTGCAGGCGATTTTCGAATTCCAGACCCTGATCTGCCAGTTGACCGGCATGGGGGTTGCCAACGCCTCCATGTATGACGGTGCCTCGAGCTGTGCGGAAGCGGTGCTGATGGCGTGCCGCGTTACGCGAAGGCGCAAGGTGATTCTGTCCCGTGCCCTGCACCCTGACTACCTGGAAACGATCCGTACCTACGGACGTTATCTCGACATGGAGTGGGTCGATCTGCCCTTCGGTGAAGATGGCGCTTTTGACCCGGATGCGCTGTCGCGATTGCTGGACGAAGAGTGTGCGGCGGTGGTTGTCGGCTACCCCAATTTTTTCGGAGTGATGGAGGATCTCGCGACCGTTTCCCGCTTGGCGCACGAACATGATGCCCGCCTCGTCGTCGCGGTACAGGAACCCTTGTCCCTGGGGCTGTTCAAATCTCCGGGTGAATTGGGCGCCGATATCGTCGTGGGTGAAGGGCAGAGTTTCGGATTGCCCCTTTCCTATGGCGGTCCCTATCTGGGGTTTTTCGCAGCGCGCGAGTCCGATGTGCGCAATCTGCCCGGGCGTCTGGTCGGCGAAACCGTCGACACGGAAGGGCGGCGTGGATTCGTGCTGACCCTGGCGACTCGGGAGCAGCACATCCGCCGGGAAAAAGCCACATCCAACATCTGCTCCAACCAGGGGTTGTGCGCCCTGGCTGCGACCATCTACCTTGCCCTGCTGGGGCGCCAGGGGCTGCCCGAGCTGGCCCGGCACAATTATTCCAAGGCCTGCTACGCACGGGAGAGAATTGCCGCCGTTGACGGCTACTCGCTCCCTTTCAACGCTCCGGTGTTCAATGAGTTTGTTGTCGAAGGGCCCAGGGCCGCCGAGGGGATTCTCCAGAAACTGCAGGAGCGTGACATCCTGGGTGGCGTTGCCCTGTCGCCGTGGTTCCCCGATATGTCGAACCGTTTTCTGGTGTGCGTCACCGAACGCAACTGTCGCGAGGATATCGATGCCTTTGTAGAGGCTCTGTCTGGAGGTGAGGCATGA
- a CDS encoding FmdB family zinc ribbon protein, whose amino-acid sequence MPMYEYQCDACGQVFEARQKFSDAPLSDCKLCGDGPVTKLISQTAFTLKGGGWYQQGYGSAQEKAPAACAAASGDSGGCASCPKAANE is encoded by the coding sequence ATGCCGATGTACGAATATCAGTGCGATGCCTGTGGCCAGGTTTTCGAAGCCCGGCAGAAATTTTCCGATGCTCCCCTGAGCGACTGCAAACTCTGTGGCGACGGTCCGGTGACCAAACTGATCTCGCAGACTGCCTTCACTCTCAAGGGGGGCGGCTGGTACCAGCAGGGCTATGGCTCGGCGCAGGAAAAAGCTCCGGCTGCCTGCGCGGCAGCGAGCGGCGACAGCGGCGGTTGCGCGTCCTGCCCGAAGGCTGCAAACGAGTAA
- the gcvH gene encoding glycine cleavage system protein GcvH — protein sequence MDFPEELKYTEEHEWVLVEDDVVSVGITDFAQDSLGDIVFVELPEVGARVEAGKAFGVVESVKAVSDIYSPVTGEVVEVNEELPDEPEVLNTSPYEDGWMVKIRYSEPEELDELLDAAAYRELIEEE from the coding sequence ATGGATTTTCCCGAGGAACTCAAGTACACCGAGGAACATGAATGGGTGCTGGTTGAGGATGACGTCGTTTCCGTTGGCATCACGGACTTTGCCCAGGACTCTCTGGGCGATATCGTTTTTGTCGAACTTCCGGAGGTCGGCGCGCGGGTTGAGGCGGGCAAGGCTTTCGGGGTGGTGGAATCCGTTAAAGCCGTGTCCGATATATATTCCCCGGTGACAGGGGAGGTGGTGGAAGTCAACGAGGAGTTGCCCGACGAACCGGAAGTCCTCAATACCTCTCCCTACGAAGACGGCTGGATGGTCAAGATCCGCTACAGCGAGCCCGAGGAGCTTGATGAGCTGTTGGACGCCGCCGCCTACCGTGAGCTGATCGAGGAAGAATAG